The genomic region ACTCCTTTCGTCGTGTTTTGGTGGTCTATAAGCCCCTGAATCTATTCAGAGTGGTTTTCGCAAATTGCCCCAGGACGCGCCTTTCCTCCGCGCCTGATGTCGGCATCGAATCTCAGAAAGGCCCCCATTCGATTCGTCATACGTCAGCGGTACCGGTCCCCTGATGGGCCCTGCGCATTACCGCTCTACTATAGGAAGAGGCGAGATAAGGGCGGGCCTTATCCGGTATCGAATGACCGGCGGTAACTTTTTCGACGGCAACCTGGAGCTAGCAACGGCGAGACTTCGACTTCGTCTTGTGGCGCCTCGTAGCCCTGCGTTTCGAGGAATACCCGTAGCTGGGCCCGGGCGGATTGGACTAAAAGTTTGACGTACTCAACGGTGCGGCCTACTTGTCGGGCATAGGCCTGCTCAGTTAGGCCGTCCCGGTAGACAGCTTCAAAGGCCCTCCGCTGTTCAGCCGAAAGCCGGGACAGTGCGTCAGCTATGTCCTGTTGCTCGTCACGGGGAGCCTCGGGAACCTTCGGTTCTTCCTCTGAGTCTGTATCCTGACTCGAACACGGCAGAGTATTTCCTATAGCAACAGTGGCGGCCTTCAGCCGACTCCGGGTCGTCGAGCATCTACCAACCGCTCTCCGGTTTTTTACGGCCGTATCATGTAGGCGAAGCCGGACCTCCGCTTTGTCACGTCGGCTCCGTTTCGTTTGCATTGGCAGGTACGCCCGTAGCGCTTCCATTACCAACGATTTTGGATAGGACCTATTGAGTAAGACCCCGTACCAGTCGCTTGGAATATCGTGCAGGCCGGTACTCAGAAGCTTCCATGCTGGAGGAAGAAGCGAATCATCCTGGCCGAGTGCGTCCCACTCTGGAGCGGGGACCGGTTCCAAAGGAGGAAATTGCCCTAGGCGGATGTCCTCGATAATCTGTTCCGGGAAGGCGACGTTATGTTCCGACGTGAACTTAGCCCAATCGAGAAGAAACTTGTCCCCATGGTCAAGAATGCGGTACGTCCTCAGGAATGCATCTTTCCTCTCTAAGAGGGCATTGATACACTCGCCGTCTAAGTACAGCACAACTGCCAAGGCCGGACCCGTTACCCACTTCGCGTACCTGCGTATGATGCGGATTAAGTCGGTACGGAACGCGTCATTCCGTATCAGCAGTCTCCACCTGTTGCAGCGCTCTTGCTTCAATTCCTCGCTAGCCGCCCGTCCGCGTATTGCCATACACCCCTCCCTGAGCGGGAGCGATAACGCGTTAGCAGACGGAGTCAAGAGCGCGGGATGAAATCTCTAGATTTTCTAGATCTAGAGCAGTGCTTCCTAGATCTAGCGCGATCAGATTCTAGTGAGAACCCGTATCCTGCTATCAAATGAGAATATGTATAAAGAGAAATACTTATACTGTAATATTACTGTACGCAATTTATTAAATATGTGATAAAACTATAGACAAAAGTGGCATGTTGCATTTTAATTATTTTTAATGTATTACAAAGGCACGGGTCTAAAAACATAGGAGGAATTATGCTGCAGCACCATGATACTGACCTTGATCGTGCTCTTGATCGATTGTATCTAGATGGAGCGGTCTCAATCCCTTGGGACCATCTGTACATTTGGTTTAATGTTGATAGGCTCAGCAAGGGAGCATACAGAGAGATCAAACAGCGCTGGGAGAAACGCTGTACCTATTACGGATATAAGAAGGCTCCTGCTCTCTCAATACTCCAGGGGAATAATTCCTACCCGTATTTGCTGCGAATCATTCGAGAGCCATTTCAACCAGGAGAAGATCTAGTACGCCTTGACTCGGAAATATAACGGCCGGCCAGAGTTCAGTTGGGAGAGTGAATGGGCTAAAGTCTCGCTGTAAGGCTTGAAAAAATAGGATCACATCGCAGGCGGTGAGCTGGCGGGGTAGGCTCGGCGGCATTCCTGCGGGGGAACATGACAGCCGAGACATTCAGATTTGTGTTAGCACGGCTCGCAGTTTTGATTGCGAAGCAAGACCGGTTGCTCTTACCGACTCGGGTACGTCGGGGAGCAGTTCTTGCCCGTCAGGATGAGAGGGGATTCGCCTACAGTGCTCAAGACTGTTGTGCCCGACATTGGCGGATAAGGCACGCTGACGCCCGAACAGGTCGTCGTCTTCCACGGATGCAATGCCGGCGAGCGATACGTGAGTGTTTACCCGGCCAGCCGTGCCGCCGCCGTTCGGCAGTCAAATCTCGGTTTGGGCCTCCGGATTGATACCCCAGAGATATGCGGTAAGTGTGACCGAAAAAAATCGTCAACCCGCAAGGCGCAGGCCGTGACGAGTCAACTCCTCAACCAGGCGAAGCAAATTGAATCCTTCGAAATACGCCGAGACAAGTATTTTCGATTCCTCGCGGGATTAAGGCTGACGGGAAGGGCACTTCTTGATGCCGGGCTGGCCGTACCGCACACGGGGGCACCAAGACGGCCAAGTGGTGTCCTGAATCCCTCACGGCACCGCCTAGAGGAATATTGAGGAGTTGCCACTTGGTTTCGTTGCTCATACAATGCGCCGAACTAATTAGGTCCAGAACAATAGCGCCCCAATTTCCCTTACATCGGATGAATAGAATGCCAAAAAGGCCAGTTAAATCGGAACTGAATACTCTGAAGAAAGCCTATATTTCCACTCGCGGCCTAATGCTTAGTGGCAGGTCGGAACAATTTTTGAGATCGAGGCGTGCGAAACGATTAGGCGGAAAGATTCAGCTAATATTTACCTCTCCGCCGTTCCCTCTAAATCATAAGAAGAAGTATGGAAATCTCACTGGGGATGCTTATGTTGACTGGTTCGCGAGCTTTGCGAAGCCCTTTAGAAAATTACTAACCAGGGACGGTTCAATCGTTATCGAATTGGGGAATGCTTGGGAAGCCGGAAAACCCGTCATGTCAACGCTTGCCCTTCGTGCACTCTTGGCTTTTCAAGAAAGAGGAGACTTCAACCTTTGTCAACAGTTCATTTGCTATAACCCGGCACGTCTACCAAGTCCTGCTCAGTGGGTGAATGTCGAACGCATCAGGGTAAAAGATTCATATACGCATCTATGGTGGCTGTCGCCGTCAGAACGACCGAAAGCTGATAACAGGCGTGTGCTGAAACAGTATAGTGACTCTATGTTAAGACTGCTCTCTTCTAATAAATACAATTCTGGACATCGGCCTTCTCAACACCGCATAGGGGAAAAATCTTTCCTCAAGAACAATAATGGGGCCATTCCTTCTAACGTGCTGATTCTTTCCAACACTAACTCAACAGATCCTTATTTGAAGTATTGTAGGAAAGAGGGCCTTCCGCTTCATCCTGCGCGCATGCCAACGCAGCTAGCCGAATTTTTCATCAAATTCCTCACAACCCCACGCAACTTAGTCTTTGATCCTTTTGCGGGAAGCAATACAACCGGGGCAGCAGCAGAAACTTTGAAGCGGCGCTGGCTATCCGTTGAAGCAGAGCGTGACTACATTCTTGGGTCTAGGGTGCGTTTCCGAGCCACACGAAGGGGACAAAATGACAAAAGAAGAGCTCTTTGAGGTCTTGCTGACTGCTACAACTATCGGGCAAGTGGAACAGGCACTGGCCGCTTTCGAGGCCGCTAACCTTTCAGATCTTAGCTGGCAGCCCATCGGTGGGAGGGAGAATAACAGAGGGATAATAGAGGTCTCAGCGGACCCGGGCAGGGCACTCGTCGAAAGATTGACCAATGGAATTGATGCAATTCTGGAAATCGAGTGCAACAGCCGCGCTGGGCCAGGAAACATTGCAAGTCCACGAGAAGCGGCATCCGCGTGGCTAAATGTTCCGGAAACAGGGCTAAGCGACATGACACCAGCCCAGAGGCGGGTCTTGGCCCAAAAAGCCGCGATTCGCATACTGCCAGGCGGAAGTCGGGAAACTCGAATAGTTGAAATAATTGACCGTGGAATCGGACTTTCTCCGAGCGAAATGCCAAGCACCATATTGAGTTTGAACGAGAGTAATAAGCTAACGAAACTTTATTTGGCAGGAACTTACGGCCAAGGAGGATCGAGCACATTTGCAGTTAGTCGGTATACATTTATAGCCAGCCGGTCTAGTGAAGAACACATAGGTTTCACTTTGGTACGTTTCGAAGATCTTCCCCCGGACAAATACAAGACCGGTCACTATGTATACTTAGCTCTTGATGGAGGCGTCTTGACGACACGCCTTCCTAACGAAACTTTTCCCAGAGGAACGCACATACGCCACTTTGGCTACGACCTCAGCAACTACGGCTCACCTCTTGGGCCTAATAGCGTTTATGGGATGCTGAACCAGATTCTTTTCGATCCTATTTGCCCCGTGTGGCTTGATGACCGCGTTCATGACTATCGGAGAGTTATTAAAGGTTCCAGGAATGCCTTAAATGGGGCGGTGGATGATGGTGATGCTCAAAGAGGACCTAATTTAGCGCACAGCGTCAGGATGTTTTATGTCTCCCTCGGCGACTTCGGACGTATTGGTATTGAGTATTGGGTTCTAGAAAAACCAACGCAGGGCAATAAAAGACCAACGGCGGCCTTTATTAATCCAAACAAGACAATTATTCTTACCATTAACGGACAGAATCATGCCGAGCTCTCTAGCCTCTTGGTTCGGAAGTTAGCGGAACTACCATACCTATCTCAGCGGTTGATCTGCCATATTGACTGTAACTACCTCTCTGCTCAGGCAAAGCGGCTGCTGTTTGTTTCAAATAGAGAGGATGCCCGTCGAGGATATGTCTCTGACCTTATACAAGAAGAAATCATTAGAGTACTAAAGTCCGATGATGAGCTGACTCGGCTGAATAACGAGGCACGTGAGCAGGGCTTGCAACAACAAGACGATGCGGCTCTTCAACAAATGCGAAGTGAGGTAGCGCGCATACTGAAAATTCAGGGAATAGATTTTACCCAAGGTGTTGGAGGAAAGCCGACAGCGGGGGACTCAGACACAGATAGGCCCACTCCCCCGCCTCGGCCTCGGCCCCGTCCTTCGCCGATAGTCGTTGTGGAGCCCCCTACGTATATCCGTCTCCTATGGGATGAGGAGAAAGAAATTTCCTTCTATCCGGAGCAAAGGAGGTATCTTCGCATAGAGACTGATGCCAACGGCAACTACCATAATCCCAACAATCCGAGCGCTTCTCGGCTGAACTTCATTGTTGAGGGGCCTGGTGTAGCATTCATTGGCTCAACATCGCTTCAAGGCGGCAGACTGCGGGCCATATTCGAAGGTACTGCCGGAGCTGGTGTGGGAATGAACGGGACTATCCGGGTTGAGCTGAGCAGAACAGGGTTACAATCGCTCTCCGACGAGAGAGACTTTTCCATAGTCGCACGCCCCCCCGCTAGGCCAAGTGACAGGCGAATTAGCTTACCGCCGTTCGAGGTTAGGCCCGTTGAAGGCCCAGAGGATGAGAAATGGGCGATGCTTGGCTGGCCCGACCAACCCACGATAATTGCTTCTTCTGCCGATCTGGAAAACGGAGTACTCGTGATTTATTACTCCCGAGTGTTTCCGAAATACGCCTCAACTTTAGCAATGTTCGAACGTCGAGACACTGCTAGCGCGACATCGTTCGACGAGCGTTACAGAATTTGGCTGGCAGCGCACTCACTTCTTTTATATCAGGATCAGCAGAATGCGCTGGTTTCAGAAGGAAGACAACAGCAGTCGGCTGAGGGAATGTCGGAAGAGATGGAGACTCTCGAACGCCAGGAGCGTTGCAGAATGGCAACCTTAGCCGCTATCTTTGCTTCAAGGGAGATACAGTCGCAGTCTCCACCAGATAGTGAATGAATGCTTATCCAACTTAGTACGTTTCCTTCGCATCTTCACGGTGCGGCCCTTTATATAGTGCTCTCTTATGACTGACTTCCACAAAAGAATTTCAGACCAGCTCGTACGCTTAATACAGATAGTTTTTGGCCTAGTGCTTGCTCAAAGCCTACTCTTATATAAAGAAGTCATTCTGCATCCTCTGCATGAGTCGCATTGGATCTCACTGTTAGCCCTTTCTACCGTTTTTATAACAACAATAATGAGTTGGATTGATTGGCACATAACGATGGAGCTACGCCCATACAATTTTGATTACAAGAACGAGCGACGCAGGTCTGAGGAGATACGTCTGGGCGTTGATATGATAACGGTTATTCTTTACGCCTATCTGCTTTTTTCTATCCAAAGTATAGTCAATGGGCCTTCCCAATCAATCGCAGGTTACCTAACGGGGTTTCTTCTAGTATTTATTGCATATCTCTTGTCGGGATTAGCCCGGAGACACGCACATGGGCCTCTTGCGAGCAATCCCGTGCCAATCATAAGATTTGGGGCCATTTATGCTCTTTTACTTATTGTCTACCAAGTAGTCTTCAACAGAATCTCCACTTCCTCATCATCAGGAACGTATGTGCTAAATGCAGTAACAGTCGTCGTAACATTGGCCGTAATGGTTTCATATAGAATTGTACGACGGTCGGCCGGCAAAATGAGACAACAAGAAAAAGACAAGGGATTTAAATTGGGCATTGATATAGACGGCGTACTTGCCAATCAAATCCATGGGGTGTTGCCTCGCATTAAAGCTCGCTCAGGAATTTCTCTTAGATATGATGAAATATCGGAGTGGCGTTTAACTGTTGGAGACAGTGACATAGCGCGCGAGATTGAAGCAGCATTGACGGATGACGAGTATGTTCTAAACATGCCTGTGCACAAAGGTGCCCGGGCTATGTCCGATAAGTTGTATGAGAGAAATAGAATCATACTTCTTACAGCTCGTCCTTCAGCGAGTCGTGCCGCAACAAAACAGTGGCTGAGTAGTAAGGGGTTTTCCTATGACGAGCTTGTCAACGCTAAAGAGCAGAAAAAGAGTTTTTACGGGGTGGATGTTCTTGTCGATGATTACATACAAAATATCCTCGACTATCTTCAGAACTCAAACGGGCTTGCTATACTTGTCTCGCAGCCTTGGAACCAAGATCGGACGGCATTGAAACCATGGCTCTCAACGAGAAGATTGTTCATTGTCAACGACTTAAGCAGAGTTTCAGAGATTATTAGCGATCGGCCGGAATTATCTACCCTAAATCTTCGCCAGCAATTAACCGCTGGTTTTGTGATTTTCTAAGAAATCCTAGTTTAGTCTAGGCCAGATCTAACAGGCCTACCCCGGGTCCGCCTCAGCGAGTTTCAAAAATAATCGGGACCGTAACACGCTGGCTACCGATACCGGGGCCGCCCCCCCGGGGGCCACTGTCCCAAGCCTGCCCCCCGGGTGCCTCTCCACTGTAGGACGGGGCGGGGCTGAGTCCGTCGGCCCGCTGGAGCCCGCCGACTGGTTGCGCGGGGGTTGCGTTGGCGAGTCTATGTGTCCTCTCTTGTCTCGTTCGTCTCCTCGGATTCCTCAGGAATTGCCGTGTTTCCCTGTGATCCCGTCGTATCTGATCCATCTACGGATCTGGGGGTTACAGGTTCAAGTCCTGTCGGGCGCACCAGACTGCACTTCGTGTGAGCTGCGGGCTCATCAGGCGCAGCCAGGCTCGTCTACGGATCTGGGTATATCAAATTCAGTCCTGTCGGGCGCACCAGACTGCACTTCGTGTGAGCTGCGGGCTCATCAGGCGCAGCCAGGCTCGTCTACGGATCTGGGTATATCAAACAAGCAACTGAACAAATCTGGATTTCCACTGCAGTCCGTATTGAACCTCGGTGTGTCGAGTACAACAGCGGACCATGGATGGTCTGTTGCCTCTAGAGACATCCCTGGAAATCAGCTGAGTCAAATTGCCGGACTGGAAAAGAAGGTTGCTACCGAATGGAAAACAGCCAAGATGAGCCGAGCGAATTAACGAGAGGTTTGAGGCTGGGGAGGGTGCTCGCTGGCAGTTCCTGTCGTCAAGCCTCAGGGGGATTTCAGGAACTCAGCGATGATGTGTAAAATATTGTCCGCTACTCCCTACAGGTCACAATCTCAGATTCCCCTCGTACCCTCAGCATAGACCTAATTTTTCGACGAGCCTCTGAACAGTCGGCGCGGTTCTCGATATCCTTGTCCATGTCATTCTCGAGTTCCTTCAGTTCGGAACTGGGAGCGACACGGTACAATTCCCGCAATCTCTCGAGATGATCGGATTCAAGGCCTGCAACTCGCTCGTACGCGCAGTAGGTTTTTACGAGTTCTGTGGAGGACATGCCTTCAAGTTCAGTTTCCTCAGTCACTCGGCAGGTGTCGGATTCGGATAGGGCTTGACGCGCAGGGACTAATACACTGAACAACGTAAGCCAAGCCGTTAGGATACATTGAGACGTAGGAAGCACTTTATTCATGGGAAAATGAATTATTCTGACCCGAGGTCGCCATCAAACTTCCGAATACCATTTTCGCTTTATGGGACCTCCCCGGGACTAGCTGTGACGGTCCAAGACCAGACAACGGGCAAAAGGGAACGCCGACCCGTTGCATGGTCAGTCGGTATTATACTCCTGCCAGTACGGTTTGTACGCGCCTCAGATTAGCTGGCAAGAGAAGGAAAGTGAAGATCCTGCATAGCGTCATCATGTCGGACAACCCGTCGGTTGGTTACATCTGGGTTGAGCCGTCAAACCATCGCGTCTGGCAGTGAACTGATTCGTGTCAGAAGGTCACGGGCAAGGGTCAGCTGTGTGAAGATTACTGGTTGTGTGTGCTTTTAAGCGCTTCGGCATTTAGCCTGAGATGCTGCATGGTCTTCTCGGAACCCGAGGGGAGGATGTTGTTGGAGAGAGATCGGGGGACATGACACCACCGCCCTTTTCAGGTGCCGGCGGTAGGCCCTTCCGAGGCCATCGGCACCTGGCTGCAGCTAGGGAGAAGTGTTCCGAGATTAGGTGAGGAGATCTGTGCCGGTCGGCTTCACCATCGCGATAGCCGTTCGGATCGTACGGTCTAGCTCTTCACCGGACGTACGCCCTTTCACAAGGTAGGCTCGGGCGCCGTTGTTGAGCGCCAATTGGCGCATTGGGGCAAAGACCGTTTTGGCCAGCACGACCACGGGTCGCCGTGGATGTTGAGCCTGCGGGACCAAATTCCACAGGACCTCAAAGCCCGACATGTCCGAGAGGTTCAGTTCCATCACCACGCAATCGACGCGCTGCGAACGACATAGATCTAGTCCGGCCTTACCCGTTTCGGCTTCGAGGACAATGCAGCCTGGTGAGCGCGTCTTCAGACATTGCGCCCAGTACTCCCGATCCTCTTTCTGTGAATCGATGAGTAGCACGGTCGTAGGAGCAGGGCCAGATACAGGGCCTAGGCGGTTCAACGCCCGTTGCCGGACGTGGTGTTCCACTTGAGTCGCAAAATCGGAGAAGCAGACGAGGCTCTCATCAAGCTGCAGAATGGTGCCTTTGACCGAGGCAATCGTCTCCTCGACCAGCGCGAGGGCTTTCGTAAAGGACTCTTCGAACTGCTCGCGCTCGCGAGGGTACTTGTCCATATGGTCCT from Nitrospira japonica harbors:
- a CDS encoding sigma-70 RNA polymerase sigma factor region 4 domain-containing protein, whose product is MAIRGRAASEELKQERCNRWRLLIRNDAFRTDLIRIIRRYAKWVTGPALAVVLYLDGECINALLERKDAFLRTYRILDHGDKFLLDWAKFTSEHNVAFPEQIIEDIRLGQFPPLEPVPAPEWDALGQDDSLLPPAWKLLSTGLHDIPSDWYGVLLNRSYPKSLVMEALRAYLPMQTKRSRRDKAEVRLRLHDTAVKNRRAVGRCSTTRSRLKAATVAIGNTLPCSSQDTDSEEEPKVPEAPRDEQQDIADALSRLSAEQRRAFEAVYRDGLTEQAYARQVGRTVEYVKLLVQSARAQLRVFLETQGYEAPQDEVEVSPLLAPGCRRKSYRRSFDTG
- a CDS encoding DNA-methyltransferase, with product MPKRPVKSELNTLKKAYISTRGLMLSGRSEQFLRSRRAKRLGGKIQLIFTSPPFPLNHKKKYGNLTGDAYVDWFASFAKPFRKLLTRDGSIVIELGNAWEAGKPVMSTLALRALLAFQERGDFNLCQQFICYNPARLPSPAQWVNVERIRVKDSYTHLWWLSPSERPKADNRRVLKQYSDSMLRLLSSNKYNSGHRPSQHRIGEKSFLKNNNGAIPSNVLILSNTNSTDPYLKYCRKEGLPLHPARMPTQLAEFFIKFLTTPRNLVFDPFAGSNTTGAAAETLKRRWLSVEAERDYILGSRVRFRATRRGQNDKRRAL
- a CDS encoding 5' nucleotidase, NT5C type — protein: MRQQEKDKGFKLGIDIDGVLANQIHGVLPRIKARSGISLRYDEISEWRLTVGDSDIAREIEAALTDDEYVLNMPVHKGARAMSDKLYERNRIILLTARPSASRAATKQWLSSKGFSYDELVNAKEQKKSFYGVDVLVDDYIQNILDYLQNSNGLAILVSQPWNQDRTALKPWLSTRRLFIVNDLSRVSEIISDRPELSTLNLRQQLTAGFVIF
- a CDS encoding response regulator: MPVVVTATGDEREFARRTLLRGAFDLITLPVDREQTVRTVRLALWHSTLRTLIARKDLALATYQDHMDKYPREREQFEESFTKALALVEETIASVKGTILQLDESLVCFSDFATQVEHHVRQRALNRLGPVSGPAPTTVLLIDSQKEDREYWAQCLKTRSPGCIVLEAETGKAGLDLCRSQRVDCVVMELNLSDMSGFEVLWNLVPQAQHPRRPVVVLAKTVFAPMRQLALNNGARAYLVKGRTSGEELDRTIRTAIAMVKPTGTDLLT